ggctagggaggtgcgaCAAGCATCGTAGGGAGGAGCAGCAGCAGTCTTCAGATCTGGTGCCAGAGGCCCATCGGGGCGACCTCCGCACCATGCCCACACCCTCCGCCCCTTCACTGCCCGCACGGCCGAAGAACGCGGACTGCAGCATCGCCACCCGCCACCCGCCGCCAGGTCGACGTTGCCCCACCCTGCGCCCAAGGCCGCCGCCCTGGATCCATATACAGGTGTTGACAGAGAAGAACAATATCATTTCAAGTCATGCAATTAAATATGTCACCACGACCGGAGAAAGTAACAAACAGGGGGTTGCAAGTCTAGTAAGATAGACAAGCTCACAAGATTTTCCCCTGGCTATCGGTGATGGCCCCACCGCCAGTTTTTGGCATAATTCGTGGCTCTTTGGGGCTTCACCCAGGTCTCTTGCCCCGGAGCTCCGCGGAACGAAGCCTGGGTGACGGACCTTCGGGAGCGTCCCTACGGCTTTGCTCGACTCCTTCTTCACGCTTCGTGCCTTGATGGCCCTTGCCCTGCTCACTCCCGATGTGGGTGACAAGTTCACCTAGAGGTTCTCAAGCGATGGTTCCTACTGAACGTCATCGGCATATCGGCTTTAGTTTCTAGGTGCGGTTGACTCCCCTTTTGTTCCCCTCATCTGGAAACCTTCCACGTCGTGCTGCCTTTTTTGCTTGGTTGGCAATGGCCCAATGGCTACTCACGTCGGATTTGGGAACGGGTTGGAGCCCTGGCCACGGCTCCTTCCCTTAATCCCGCCAGTTGGGGCATGCACCATAGTGCGGTGGATTGGCTTGTTGTTCGATTTTTGTAGCATGGGCTTGTTGTTGTATTGTTTTTTACACTGAAATATTCTTTTATTAATATATCGAGCAGCTCGCCTGCCCAAttctcaacaaaaaaaaaataagATTTGCCCATGAAAGGCCAAAAGAGAGGATTCCCGAAGAAAGTGAAATAGGGAAAAAACAAATCGAATCTCATGAGCCAAAAAAGATGAACCCAAGACGAAAATAGAACTAACTCCGTGCCTTCAGCAATCAGCATCACTGCCACAAAGGAATCTCTCACCTGTATCCTACGGAGACTCAGATGAAGACGTAAATTGTCAGACAGAAGCTGGTGCTGTGGGCTTTACCGTTGCGCACGTCCAGAGCCCCAGAACTGTCCCTAGCCTGAAGAAAGAGCCATTTTGGCGGGTAAAACCAGCCACACCTCCACAAATATCCGCTGGGCCACTCCCACTGCACCCCTCCCCTACACTGCACCACCCATCCAAATCCTGcatctcttctctctctttcaTCGTATCACCGGAAGTCAGGGGAAGCATCTCCCCGTTCCATTGTTCTGCTGCTCAGCGATGGTCGTCGCCCAGGCCGCAGCTGTCGTCTCGCCGGTGGTGGCCGCGGCCGCGCCATCTGTTTCGCGGCGGCCGTCGTCGCGAGGGGCGAGTGGGACCGGAGGAGGGTTGGGGTGGCGCCGGCGGCGGAGGGGAGGCACCGGCCGCGGCCTCGTCATCGTGGACGCATTCGGCGGGACGTACGAGGACGGGTTCGGGGACGTGGAATTGGTACGTACGGTGCGCTTGAATGCGTAATGTTGATTTGTGCTAAGAAAATAAAGTACTCCGTATTATATTCCACGGTCATGCCATTCTAATATTCTATGGCTCTGCTTTTGCTAATTCACCGAGCGTGATTTTTTAAATCTCAGTCACCTGAGGAGTCCGGATTTGCGCATTCTGGAAACTGTCACAGTGTACAAAATTGTACTCACTTGAGGAGTTGAGTAGCATTACTCCGATTCTTAGGCCATTTTTGGATTGTACAAGAATTTTCATACAAGTTCTAAAGATCAATCATTAGTTCTGTTTGATTTGAATGTAAATTTGTAGTAACATGAACTCTTGAAAACTTAATATAAAGACCCGTGTGTTCCCGACAATTTAGCTCGAGCCAAATTTAGCTCGTTATATGAAAAGCTCTAAAATTCTGTTTGGATTGAGCATAAGCTTTATATGTTCTCCGGTATTTTGTTTCAAAAAGAAGCCTAGTCATGGAGTTGACTCAAGATAAGTATGGCGGAGCTTGGCCTAAATGTTTTTGAATCTTACGGGAAACTACAACACATGAATTTATAGACATGGCTCTATGGCCGCCACACATGAATTATCGTGGCAACTCGGATAGAGGAAGTGAGAATAAGCATGCAAAACTAAAGATTTTTTTTTGTACGAACTTGGTCAAAGTTTACACGGTTTGACTTTACAAAAACCTAATACGCACTACATTTCAGCATAAAGGAAGTATAATCAAGATGTTGTTAGGCTACGGGATTCGGCTCTTTTTCATGAGTAGGGTTTTAAAAGGAGGTCCAAGCGGATCTAAGATGTCCGTGTTTTCCCTTTATAGTTGAGAGCAAAGAATTTTCGTTTGAACCAAATGGATGAATAGTGGCACCATACGAAAATTTCTTATTCATATATGTTTTCCTCCACTTTTACTTTGACCCAAACATGCTCTTGTGAAATTCACTCAGTCCAAATTAACCGTCCAAAAAATGGTCAAGATTGAGAAAATATCAAGCATGTTACAAATAGATAATTCCTTATGACATCGATGTGTTCTTTTACATACTATGCTTTTGGAatgtctctttttttttctttgaaacCCCTTTGGCTTGTTTTGATTTGCAGGAAATAATGAATTACTTCACTTACAAGGCCACAAAGACAGTTCTCTATCAGTTGTACGAAATGAATCCGCCAGCATACACTTGGCTTTATAAGTAAGAATTCTATTTCTTTGGCTCTTGCGTGCAAATTACTTTACCCTATTGGAGAGCTAGAATGGTATAAAGGACTTTCTCGAAATTATAATTCTCTTTTGTCAGTTACCTCGTCGACAACGATGCAAAAGAGGGTATACATTTCCTTAGAGCACTCACGAAGGTATCCTCTTCGTTTATACAGCAAAGCAGCAATGTGTTTCTGGTCATTTATTTAACCTGTTCGATATATATATACTAGGAGAGGCAAGACCTGGCAGAGAGGGTGATGGTCACACGCCTTCACTTATACGGCAGATGGATCAAGGTAACTGCAAAGGCAGAGATCCAATTCACTGATTCTAACAGGAAAATTTGAGGCAGAATACAGAAAAAGTATATTAACCTTCGCCGTCTCTGCATCTGAACAGAAATGCGACCATACCAAAATGTACGAGATGATTTCCAATGAGAACCTCGAGCTCATGCGCGAAAGGCTAATCGAAACCGTTGTGTGGCCATCTGACGACATGAACACCACCGGCAAGCAAGATTGATTGGAACACCATGTTGGAGTTCAGTAATTGCAGAATCCATGTAGGTTTTGGGTTTATACTTGGGTTACTCATTTGTGTATATAACCCCGCATGAATATAATACGGAGTAGTTTGATCTCATCTGCGCTATCTGGTAATGAACAATCAGGTTTTCCTTTGCTTGGCTTTAGCTAAAGTTCTTATTTTTTCTAAATTTAATAAGAGTGTCTGGCAGTAAACATTTACCCGTACTGCATGGAAGTTGACCTAGTAAAGCATTCTTCCATGTTGAATGATTGTGTTACATCACACCGAATTATACGGAGAATTAGAACGCCATAATCCAGTTTGCTAAGCCTAGACGTCAGATAGGGAAAGAGGAAAGAACCTTCATCCCGGCAGAATGTGTCTGAACTCGTCCCTTTTGTGAAACTTTAGCACCAAATAAACTTAATCTGAAAGAATTTATTAATCTGGCCCTTTTTTCATGACGCAGTGGGTTAAGGCCTCATGGGTAGGACCAGGGGCGGACCCAGGATAGTACATTTTTGAGAGGGGGCAAATAGGAGCTCATTAGGGGCAAAATTCTTGCTCAGTGGGGGCAAATCACTATCTAACCTGCGCTGAAAATGGCTATAAGTCATGGCGTCATGCAGACCATGGCGCCCTACCTCACGGCGCCATGTAAGGCGTGCGCCCTAAAAAAAGTTTATTTTGTGAAATAGTTTGGCCGAAGAGCCATTTTTATCGTTTTCGATGAGATATCGCATGAGAGGCCTGCCACATATAATAAATTAATAATACCTGCTCCATCTGCTGAACAAGCACTTTCCGAAAGCTCCCAACAAGACTACATATGGGCGGATATCCTCGAGTCGTCGACCTCGCTTCATGGCCAGCAATGGCGATGCAAACCAAGCCATGTCTCCCCTATAGGAAAGGTCGATTCATTATTCAGGGCCGTACCATTATTTAACAGCTCAATCAACGTAAGCTCCAAATCTGAGCTGCCTCTCCCGTGGCTCACATCTGTCTTATCAACACCTATTGGCAGGCCGGCAGTATAGCACCCAAAATACCTGCAAGGCTATCAAAGACTGACCAAGTTGATAACTTGGTTATTAGCAGCAATATGCATACGTGACAACTTGTGAGCTCCGCAGAAGTTGTTTCTGTTCCTCTCCTTCATTCCTTACACCCCTCACTTCCAGCCCCCCGCCCCCTCACTTTTACCCCAGTCATGGGATCAAGAGCCACAGGAACTTGCTTCTTGGCTCTCCAGTTCTTCTTATACTTCAATTTGAATATTGCCCGCGTAAGTTCTCTGTCTTTCAAGCTGAATTTCACTGAATCCAACCATAGTGCATTGGCTGCAatccagttccaggaggatgcctTCTACAACAAGGTCATCAGACTCACCAAGGACGAGCTGAATGACCAGATCACCAACAGTGTAGGCAGAGCGGTCTATACCGATCCAGTGCCTCTCTGGGATAGCACCACCGGTCAGTTAGCCGACTTTGCGACCCGCTTCACATTCAGGATAAATGCCACAAGCAACAGTTCAAACGGTGAGGGCCTGGCTTTCTTCCTCTCACCCTACCCTTCTGTGATCCCCAATAGCTCCACTGGTGGTTTTCTTGGCCTCTTCAGCACTAGTAATGATCAGAATGACCCATCCAATGGACTTGTGGCTGTTGAGTTTGATACCCACAATAACACATGGGATCCAGACGGCAACCATGTGGGAATCGACATCAATTCAATTGTATCGGTAGCCAACGTGACATGGAAAACAGACATCAATAATGGTCGGACAGCCAATGTATGGGTAACTTACCAGGCCAGTTCCATGAACTTGAGCGTCTTCTTGACCTACCTGGACAACCCACGGTACAGTGGCAACTCCAGCCTATCTTATTCAGTTGATCTCAGAAAGCATGTCCCAGAAAAAGTGGCCATTGGATTCTCGGCTGCCACTGGTACTGGTAGATTTGTTGAGCTTCATCAGATACTTTACTGGGAATTCAATTCTACAGATTTGCAGATGATGAAGGTTGAGAAGATGAGAAGTGTATTGGTCATAAGCTTGGCTACTGCCGTAAGTGTCGTGGTCTGTTCTATGGGCTTGGTTTGGTTCCTTCTGCATTTTAGGACTAGGAGGTCAAGAAAGGGGAAAGAAAAGAAGCTAGAGTATAATGAGTCCATTGACGGTGAATTTGAGAAAGGAAGGGGGCCAAGAAGATTTCGGTACAATGAACTTGTGGGTGCCACGAAGAACTTtgctttagagagaaagcttggaGAGGGAGGATTCGGTGCAGTCTACCAGGGCTTTTTGAAGGATCAAAACCTCGACCTTGCCATAAAGCGAGTCTCAAAAGGGTCAACACAGGGGAGGAAGGAGTATATATCTGAGGTCAAGATCATCAGCCGGCTGAGGCATCGAAACCTTGTGCAGCTTGAGGGCTGGTGTCACGAGCACGGAGAGTTCATGCTTGTCTACGAGTTCATGCCAAACAGGAGCCTGGACACACACCTCTATGACAACAGTAACCTGCTAGCATGGCCACTGAGGTTTAAGGTCACTGCTGGCGTTGCATCCGCTCTCCTTTACCTCCACGAGGAATGGGAACAATGCATTGTCCACCGTGATGTCAAGCCGAGCAACGTTATGCTTGATTCTGCATTCAATGCTAAGCTTGGTGATTTCGGGCTCGCACGGTTCGTCGACCATGATCGAGGCTCACAAACTACAGTGTTAGCTGGGACCATGGGTTACATGGCTCCAGAGTGTGTCACCACTGGCAAAGCAAGCAAAGAATCTGACGTCTACAGCTTCGGGATTCTGGCATTGGAGATTGCATGTGGAAGGAGACCGGTTGTGCTAAAGGAAAACGATGACAAGATCAGATTGGTTCAGTGGGTGTGGGATCTCTATGGAAGGAACGAGATTCTTAAGGCAGTTGACGGCAGGCTTGATGGCGCATTTGAAGAGAGAGAAGTTGTGTGCTTGATGGTTGTCGGACTGTGGTGTGCACATCCAGATTACAATTTACGACCTTCGATTCGCCAGGTCATAAGTGTACTGAAGTTTGAAGCACCATTGCCAAGCCTTCCCCCAAAGATGCCTGTAGCAATGTTCTTTGCGCCGCCAATTTCTCTATGCAGGTTTTCATACAGCTCATCTGATGGGACACTGAAGGAGCAGGAGCTGCAGAGGTCCAATGGGTATGGAAAGACAAGCTACAGTGCAACCAATAGTTCGAGCTCGCCTCCCTCTATTCGACTGCCAGATGTGGGTTACTAAGTTTGTTGGTTCCTTTCTAGATGTTCAACACTTTGCTTTTGTTTGGTGCCAAATGTATTAGAATGGCACTAAAGTTAAACTGCCTAGAGACTGTTATTTGGCTGGATGCTGTGAACAGTATTCGTTCAATTACTTGTGTATATATTTGCCACTTATAGAACTAATCAATGAAATGTATCCTGGGTGAATTCATGGTGTTTATCCAGAGTGGTGTTGACAGTTGTTCTCTTGTTTATTTATATGTGGGCTGTTGCAaaacatttttttcttttttataggATATTCATCACATGGTGATACAAATCAGGATCAGTTCTTGTACTAATACTACATCAGGAAGGCCTAATTTTACAACCTATGAAAGCATATATACAATGAACACGAACCACTGAACCTATATCTTTCCTGTTATCTTTAGTTACTAGTAGATGTAGATGTGTCCCATTTGAATTGACCTTACACCTAACTATCCAAGTGTTGGGATTTGGGAGTGTCTAATATAACATACCGTGATGCAAATATATTCGTACTCCTATACAAAAGGATGTACTCTAATATATCTGCGCCCTCATAAGAAAAAGGAACAGACTACTAAATAGACCATCATCATGAAGTAACAGTTCGGAACCACAGTAGCACTGAACAGCAAGAAATTGCCATGCCGAAAGCCCCAAACTACAGAATTTGCAATGACCCTAGCTACCGAAGCATATGTGTCAACGGCCAACTAACACAGAGTTAATGACATGTACCATAGTAGATAAATTTTCATGAAATGTGTAACTATACAAGCTAACAACTTGATCGCTCTCcacaaaatcaaccataaattggACCAGTAGAACGATTAGCCAGACGTCCAAAGCAGTGTACAACCAATTTTCTTCCTCAGTTACACAATGTTACACTGTTCCGAACTCGGAACAAACATTTTCAGTTTAGTTTGTTACATCATTTGCAAGGACGCGTTCAACTCTAACATTAGAATCTACTAGCATGGGAATAGGCAAGGAAACATCCATTACCTTTTGGCGGCTTCTTATTCACTTCTTGCCAGGCTGCTTCTTCGCAGTGAACCTGTAGACCACCGGACCATGGCGCCAGCCTTCCGGGGGTGGATCCTTGTGCAACACCTCAATGTCGAACACCTTCCTCGCCTTCCCAAAGAACTTCTTATCAGTGCGCTTCCACCTCCTCATGTGCGCCATCAAGAACACCACCTCCCCCTTCACGAAGAACCGCAGCGTCTCCATCAAGGGGTCAACTAAAGTCTCGTAGTAGACCACGTCCGACGCCACAACGAGGTCAAATCCAGACGCCGGCGCTGGGGCCACCACAGCCTCCATCGCGGCGGCATCGCCCCAGGGGAGCGATACGACGGAGACAGAACCACCGCGGGAGTCGAGGAGGGAGGCGTTGAGGGAGGCGTTGTGGAGGAGATTAGGGAGCGCGGCGGGGAGATCGGAGAGAACGGTGTGCGCTGGGAGGGCGGCGGCCAGGGCGAGGCCCGCGGCGCCGGTCCCGGAGCCGAGCTCTAGGATGCTCAGTGGACAGTGTGGGGAGGGGGCGCGCGGCAGGAGATGCGGGGAGGCCGGGAGGAAGCGCAGGAGCGTGGTGGCGGAGGGCCAGAGCTGGAAGGTGAGCCCGAGGGAAGGGATGGTGCGGACGGTGA
This region of Lolium perenne isolate Kyuss_39 chromosome 2, Kyuss_2.0, whole genome shotgun sequence genomic DNA includes:
- the LOC127332999 gene encoding chaperonin-like RbcX protein 2, chloroplastic, encoding MVVAQAAAVVSPVVAAAAPSVSRRPSSRGASGTGGGLGWRRRRRGGTGRGLVIVDAFGGTYEDGFGDVELEIMNYFTYKATKTVLYQLYEMNPPAYTWLYNYLVDNDAKEGIHFLRALTKERQDLAERVMVTRLHLYGRWIKKCDHTKMYEMISNENLELMRERLIETVVWPSDDMNTTGKQD
- the LOC127332997 gene encoding L-type lectin-domain containing receptor kinase IX.1-like, with the translated sequence MGSRATGTCFLALQFFLYFNLNIARVSSLSFKLNFTESNHSALAAIQFQEDAFYNKVIRLTKDELNDQITNSVGRAVYTDPVPLWDSTTGQLADFATRFTFRINATSNSSNGEGLAFFLSPYPSVIPNSSTGGFLGLFSTSNDQNDPSNGLVAVEFDTHNNTWDPDGNHVGIDINSIVSVANVTWKTDINNGRTANVWVTYQASSMNLSVFLTYLDNPRYSGNSSLSYSVDLRKHVPEKVAIGFSAATGTGRFVELHQILYWEFNSTDLQMMKVEKMRSVLVISLATAVSVVVCSMGLVWFLLHFRTRRSRKGKEKKLEYNESIDGEFEKGRGPRRFRYNELVGATKNFALERKLGEGGFGAVYQGFLKDQNLDLAIKRVSKGSTQGRKEYISEVKIISRLRHRNLVQLEGWCHEHGEFMLVYEFMPNRSLDTHLYDNSNLLAWPLRFKVTAGVASALLYLHEEWEQCIVHRDVKPSNVMLDSAFNAKLGDFGLARFVDHDRGSQTTVLAGTMGYMAPECVTTGKASKESDVYSFGILALEIACGRRPVVLKENDDKIRLVQWVWDLYGRNEILKAVDGRLDGAFEEREVVCLMVVGLWCAHPDYNLRPSIRQVISVLKFEAPLPSLPPKMPVAMFFAPPISLCRFSYSSSDGTLKEQELQRSNGYGKTSYSATNSSSSPPSIRLPDVGY
- the LOC127332998 gene encoding uncharacterized protein translates to MAAAAAAATTPTTVAAAAATATATVSAISSTSDSDSESGDLQLLLPNLLPASTAAASASASEAQLHQFHIPALPSPVTVRTIPSLGLTFQLWPSATTLLRFLPASPHLLPRAPSPHCPLSILELGSGTGAAGLALAAALPAHTVLSDLPAALPNLLHNASLNASLLDSRGGSVSVVSLPWGDAAAMEAVVAPAPASGFDLVVASDVVYYETLVDPLMETLRFFVKGEVVFLMAHMRRWKRTDKKFFGKARKVFDIEVLHKDPPPEGWRHGPVVYRFTAKKQPGKK